TCTCAAAATCGCCGGCCTTATCCAGAATAGAGCATGCCCTCGCATGTGCATACTGGATATACGGTGCACTCTGCTTCTCAAAGTCAAGCGCCTCAGTCCAGTTAAATACCGTGCTCTTCTCCTGTGAAACCCGGATAATGTCATATCTTATTGCTCCGGCGGCGACAGAACGGGCAATATCCCATCTCTCACCCTCAGGAAGTTCAGGTCTTCGGACTGTTACCTCCTCAAATGCCTGCTCCCTCACCTTGTCAATTAATTCATCTGCCGAGATGAATTTTCCCGCTCTTGTGCTCATCGAACCTTCAGGAAGAGATACAAACTCAAAGAAGACAATGTCAGGCACACGGTCGCCGAGAAGCTTCATGGTTGCCTGAAGCTGGGTTCCGATAAGCTTGTGGTCAGCACCGAGGACATCAATAACCCTGTCAAAGTTATCCCCTTTCCATTCGTGAAATGCAAGATCCCTTGCCGCATAAACAGATGTACCATCAGAGCGGCGGAGGAAATACTCCTTCTCAAAGCCGAATTCACTTAAGTCAAGTGAGAGCGAACCGTCAGACTTCGCTTCCGGAAGAGCCTCAAGCCTGTGAAGGACATTGAGCATGAGGCCGTTTTTAACAAAATCGGATTCAAAGATGAAGCGGTCGTGCTTTGCATTCATCTTAAGGAGAGTCTCTTTCATGCCGTCAAGGCAGAGCAGCACGGCCTCCCTGAACTTTCGGACAGTCTCAGGATCACCCTGTTCAATTAAGGCCATCCTGTGGTTGATCTCACCCTTGATCTCCGGTTTTGCCTCAATCGAACGGTTTGCAGCAACATAGACCCTTGCCACATAGTGATCGCCCTTCTCACCTTCTTCCCTCTCAATACCAAGAGTTTCAAATCCCCATGAGACTATGGCAATCTGCCGGCCCATATCATTGACGTAATATTCTGCCTCAACTCTGTAACCGGCTTTTTTCAGGACTCTTGTAAGTGTATCACCGATAACGGTATTTCTTATATGCCCTACATGAAGCGGACCGTTTGGGTTGGCGCTGGTATGCTCAATACTGATACGTTTGTTCTTTACCGGAAGACTGCCGTAACCGTCCAGAACAGCCCTGGCAATCACGCTTTCTGTATATTCCGGACCAAATATGAAATTGATATAAGGTCCGGTTGTCTTTACCTCAATACCGGCTTTAGAGAGGGAACCTGATATTTCAGAAGTTATATCGCCTGCAATCTTTGCAGGATTTTCCCTTCTCTTCTTTGCAAGTGCAAATGCCACGGTGGAGGCGAGATCAGCATGATCCCCGCCATATGTAAGCATTACATCCTCTTCGCCTGTTGCCTCTATAAGAGCAGACTCTATCCTTTCGTAAGTCTCGAAAAACATATCTTTCATTCCCCGGATAAATCAATTAATTATTTTTATAGAATATTCAGATTTAAATTTGATACTCAAAGAGAAATTCGTTCAGAATCACCACATCCATATCAGATCATTAAATTTAACGGACAACATCAGTCATCTCCGGATATAAACAGAATGTGCCGGTTATATACCCGGCAAACATCCCCGGATTTCCGGATATCCATATCCGGAATATATCTGCACAGTTATCATCAGACCTGTAAAAAGAATAAAATTCCGGAATCAGTACCCGGTTCTGTACCTGAGTATAGCCGCAATTCCGCCAAAAGCATTGTAAAGCATTGCACCTTCCTCAAAGTCATCCGAGATAATCATAACATCAGTTGAGCTTGAATCTGCAAATTCCGTAAGTTCATCAATAATATCAGTCTCATCTTCCATATACAGTGGCGCAGAACATTTCGGGCAGGTGCCAAAGTCAATATCTGACATCTTTTTACCGGGTTCCACCTGCACAGTCTCCTCTTTTTCGTAGTCACAATTCTGACATTTAATTGTCAGGCGTGATTTTCTCAGGACTGAGGAGAGAAGAAGGATATCAACAGCACCTATTTCAAGGTTCTTTCTGACGCTCTCCTCACCATATGATGAAAGCCCGTCATCCTTGACAAGTTCCTTAAAGAAGCGTTCCATTACAACCTTCTCTTTCATAACCTCAACGCCGCGGAGTGCCTCGCTTGCATTGTCAACAAGTTCCGAAAGGCCGCTCTCGTTTGTGTATGAGCAGTCAAAGAGACCGATTACCCTCTTCTGGAGTTCATGGTGAATGAATTCTCCGGCATAAAACTCATCCTTTGTAGGTGTAGGGCCACCGATAAGTACGCCCTTAAACCTCTCAAAGAAATCAGGTTCAGCCATAAAAATATCCGTGGCCCGATCTCCGACCTTTTTATAATATTCATTTATGGCAATAAGGCGCAGGCGCTGAAAACGCATTGCAGACTGACCACCCTTCCTCTGTTTTCCCGGAACTGTTGAGGTCACACCAGACACAGGTTCAATCCTGTTGCCCCTCAGAAAGCCGATATAGGACTCCCTTCTGTCAATTACAATCAGCCCGTAGACCTCCTTCTCAACAAGCATCTGCTGAAGGGGTTCAAGCTCAAATTTAGAAGAGCACCTGTACATATACAGGTTCAGAGGTTCAGGCGGTTCGATGATAACGCAGTCGAGATCTGTCCTGTCCCCGCCAAGTTTCACAGTACCGCAAAAGACAGCCAGGCCATTCTCCGGAGGTCTGTTATACTGCTTAAGCCTTGAGAGGATTGAAGAAATAGCGCTTTGTACATTGGTCTTTGTCTGCTTGCTCTTAATATTCGAACACTGACCATACTCGTCCTTTAACTGGTTTGTGACATCATATATCTGCTTGTCAGGAGGGATATATATTGTAATAAGCTCAGTTCCGCTTCCTTCCTTCTCATTGAGCTTCTCAAGAGTCTTTTTAAATTCATAGCGCTTCCTTGCGCTGTCAATCTCAGTTACCGTTTCTGCCATCTGCTATAATTCACCTGCTGATAAACTTTATTATTATTCAACGTATGTAGCATTAAGTTTTAGTAACAGGATAATCATCAGAGAAGATCTGCATTAACAAAGTCACTCATGAACCAGCCGGTTCACAGATGATGAATAAAACTGTGCACTGTTTCATAGGAGAACAGTCATAAAAATCCGGATAATATAGTATAATCCAGAACTTTCCGGAATGGTCCGGAAAATTTGCTTATTACTATGAAGTGCGGCATAAGTGCATAAGTGCATGATTTGGAATAATCTCCGCCACACCCCGGTTATTCCAAAACATTATGCAGAATCTATAAAAAATACAGAGGAGAAATTCGGATGAAATTCCGGAACAAAAATATTAACCTTAAGATCCGGCATCAGGTGTTAAACTCAAATATTCATTTCTCAAAAGGATATTGATGATGCCCTCATCAACCTCTCCATTCAGGCCGTGATTACCGTTAAACGCAATAAACTCCTTAGGCTCCTCTGCAAGGCCATAGAATGCCTGCCCGTACTCAAAATCAATGATGGTGTCATCCGGAGAATGGAATATGTAAACCGGAGACGGGCTGATCATTCCTATGTAGTTATCCGGATTTATACTTCTGATAAAGCGGAGTGTTGCTGCACTGTAATCACCTTCCGGGAATAAAAAGCCGGATGTTGAAACGCCAAAATATCCGGAGAAATTTCCGTCAGCCGCAGCAGCAATAGCCGCATAACGCCCACCATTAGATGAACCAACGGCATAAACAGGCACGCCGAACCTTTCAGAGAGATACCTTTCACCATAAGTCAGGTCACCGACAATCCGGAAATACTGGGGCACCTCACCATTGAGATAGTAACCGAGATCTTTTGATATATCCAGCGGATAACCCTCACTTTTCCCGCCATTACCGCGGATATCGACTGCCAGAAATGCTATGCCGGACTCTGCATAACTCACAGCCCTTGAATTATGATCGGCGGCAGATACACCTGCACCGGGTGCAAATACAACCGCACAGGACGGGTTCTGCGGATAGGTGAGTACCGAATAAAAGGGCGTGGCCCCTTCAGCTGAGATGACCACCTCTTCTGAAGTAATCCCGTCTTTCTGAGAGATTACGGTTGAGGAAGCGGAGTAAGCAGAGTTATCAACCGACAGAATACCATATTCAGAGACAGAATAACCTGATTCAGGCACATTTTCGGAGCAACCGCATGAAAATAATATAAGGGCAATTAAGACTGAAGATAAAAAGAGAGAATAATTTATATTGATTTTATTTCTAAAAGGCCGCATAGCCATTATTTTATGCCCCCAGACATTTATAGACGAGACATATGGTCTTTGCGTCAACTATTCTTTCAGCCTCAATCATACCGCGAAGTTCACTTATTCTGACTTTTACAACTGTAATGTCCTCATCCGCATCTTTTTCAAACTCATCCGATGGGGCAAGACCCCTTGCCTCATAGAGATATATAATCTCATTTGTGTATCCCGGAGATGTAAAGATATATCCTTTTGGAATCATCTCAGATGCCGAGAGCCCAGTTTCCTCAATAATTTCCCTCTTTGCGGTATCTGCCGGAGATTCACCATCTTCGATTGTGCCCGCAGGCGCTTCATAGATGTAATCGTCCACAGCATACCTGTACTGTTTAATGAGGTAGCAGTATTCGTCATCCACAGGAAGCATCGCAACCGCTCCTCCGGGTTTAACAACAATTCTCTCAAGTTTGACTCCGCCGGGAAGGTCAATCAGCACTTTCTCGACTTTGAGCCTCTTACCATTGTATATTTCACTAACAGGTTCTTTTATATCAGCCATTTAAATCAGACTCCGTTCAGTATTATAACCATACAGAATTACTCACAGGGGTTTGTCCTGTATTCTATCGGATCACTTCTGCCGGCCTCTTCAAATGCCTTCAGCCTGAAATAGCAGGAGTCACAGCACCCGCATGCAGGATGGTCGTCCCGGTAGCATGACCATGTGTACTCATATGGCACACCAAGTTCAAATCCCTTCTTTAAAATCTCTGTTTTATTAAGCTTTACAAATGGAGTCATCAGTTCAATAGAAGTATCATCCGAAGTGCCGAGATCTATAACCCTCTGAAAAGCATCAATAAATTCCGGGCGGCAGTCCGGATAACCGCTGTAATCTGACGCCTGAACACCTATGAATATGGCATCTGCACCCTTGCTCTCGGCATAACTTGTTGCAAGAGAGAGAAGGTTTGCATTCCTGAACGGGACATAGGTATTCGGAACGCTCTTAACAGACAGATTGTTATCACCGGTTAAATCAACAGCACCAACGCAGGATTCCGCAGAATCCTCATGATCATGGACAGTAAGCCCCCTGTCAGTCAGTGAACTCCCGCCAAAGCAGGAGAAGTAATCCAGCGGGACAACAACAAGTTCCTTTGCTCCAAGCAGCCTGGATATTTTCTCAGCACATTCTCTCTCCTTCTTCTCAGTCCTCTGCCCGTATGTCGTATGGAGGGCATAGATATCATACCCCATATCCTTTGCAAGATATGCAAGGGTTGATGAGTCCATACCACCGGAGAGAAGGCATACAGCTTTTTTATTACCACTCATTATTTCACACCAATTATCTTATGCAGCTGAATCTGCATCCTACATGGGAGTTTTTTATCAAGTATATAATCCGAGACAGCTCTGTAGTCAGATCCGGATACAGGAGAAATAAATGTTTCCGGGAGGCAACCACCGGAGATTATCACATCCTCAGCATATTCGAGATCTTCTCTCCCAAAAACTACGAATTTAACAGAGTCCCTGTTTCGAAGTCTCTTAAGAAGAGAGAGATTACTGACCTCACCTGAAGAGGGGCATTTTACATCCATACATATCGATGCAAAATCCATCAGAGGTGCCGGGTCAATCGTTCCGTTCGTCTCTATATCAATAATATACCCTTCAGAATCAAGGGCACCCAACAGAGGGACAAGTTCATCCATCCAGAGCAGAGGTTCTCCCCCAGTGATGCAGATGTGCCCAAAACCCCTCTTTTTAATCTCACCGATGACCTCATCGTGAGTCATCTCTTCTCCCGATTTTCCATCCTGCGATTCAGGAGTATCACACCAGGCGCACCTGAGGTTGCATCCCGAAAATCTGACAAAGGTTGTTGGCCGGCCCTGATTTTTTCCTTCACCCTGAAGGCTGCCAAAGATCTCCACTATTTTCATATCCTGCCTCTCCGATTATAACTCAATTTCAGGAAACCTGGTTTTCCAGACAATACAATATCACCAAAAAGCCTTTTTCCGGCAGACATAACCGGTCAGATCTCAAAGCTTTATCTCTCCCAGTCCGCATAGCAGGAGGTTGACTCCCAAACCCGGCAGCGTGTGACTGTTGCCCGGATTCCGGCATTATCACACTCTGCCTGAATTTCAGCAGCTAATCTTTCGGAGAGAAGTTCACTTGTGGGATCTCCGTCAGTCTTTACAACATCCTGGTACCTGCCGATACATTCTGCCATAGGGTCGTTTTTATTCAGGATAACTTCATGATCGTAGCGGTTCACAGTCTCCTTTATCAGGTTATAGTCGATAAGAATCATGCTGTCACCGGCAGTCTCGCCCTCAGCCCAGACCTCCACTCTCCACTGGTGCCCGTGAAGCCTGTTGCACTTTCCTTTATAGTGCATAAGCCTGTGGCTTGCCTCAATATAGACTTCCTTGTAAATGCGTATTGTCATATTAATCAAAAATCTCCTTAACAGTATTTACACCGCAGAAGTAATGGAATATACTATCAGTGCAGGTTGTAATGCAGCAGAAGAACTGTCCGGAATCTGCTGTAATTTCAGACCGGAGAAATATAAAAGATTGCGCGCACAGGGAGATTCTGTAAATAAAGTCCTTATACGGGATTTTACTGACAGATGCAAATTTCGCCAGTCCGACAGAATAAAGGCAAAATAATACCAATCAGGGACCTGTACTGGAATCAGAAGAAATAATTCAGGAATTTACAGAGAAATAATACCCACTATCACAATAAATATACCGGACAATAAAACGCGCAGAAAAGGTACAGGAGTAATAGATATTAATAACCTGTAAGTCAAGATTTTAGGGAGAAATCTGGTACCGGTGGCAGCGGCGGTGAGGACAGCGGCGCTCGTGTATCTGCCCGTTTCCTGACAATTCGAAGAGATTAGCCTCGATCTTTTTCAGAGTTCTCATGGATCACTCAATAGCCACAAATTATCAATTTCAGGCGCCCAGCGCAAGATTAAGAGGCAAAAATCAGTAATTACAGCTGTGGGCAGCTTTGCCGCAGAGGTGATTACAGCCACATCAGAAAGATATTCATCTCTGATGGGGCACATCCGGAAAAGACCAGCATCCTGAAAAGGAAAAAGGTTTTTCCAGCAAAAATATGCATTGAGGTTATTCAATGGGAAACGGTAAATTCGCAGCAAGAAAGTGTAAAAGCGATGCCAAGAAGAACAGATGGCGCGACCCGAATTACGCGAGGCGCCAGCTCGGTCTTGACATCAAGTCTGATCCTCTGGAAGGAGCACCACAGGGACGCGGTATTGTACTCGAAAAGGTAGGAGTAGAGGCAAAACAGCCAAACTCAGCTATCCGTAAGTGTGTCCGTGTTCAGCTTATCAAAAACGGCCGCCAGGTCACTGCATTTGCAGTCGGCGACGGTGCTATCAACTTCATTGATGAGCACGACGAAGTCACCATCGAAGGTATCGGCGGTCGTCTGGGCCGTTCAAAGGGAGATATTCCGGGAGTTCGTTTCCAGGTAACAGAAGTAAACAATGTCTGTCTCCGTGAAATGGTTCTTGGAAGGAAAGAGAAACCACGCAGGTGATCCCTATGACAGCAGAAGAAATAATCGAAAATACAGAAGTTCCTGTTGTAGAGGAAGCGGAAGCACCAAAGGCAAGACCTGCCTACCTCCTCTTCAACAAATGGGACCTCACAGAGGTCCAGATCAACGATCCTGGCCTTGTACGCTATGTAAGTGTTGATTCACTTATTGTCCCGCACTCAGGCGGAAGGTACCAGCACCAGCAGTTTGCAAAATCAAATATGCTCATTGTCGAGCGCCTTATCAACAGGCTTATGCAGACTGAGACAAATACCGGCAAAAAAGAACTTACAACAAGAATTGTAAAGGATGCCTTTGACATAGTCAACAAGAAGACAAACAGGAACCCTGTTGAGGTCCTAATTGACGCTATTGCAAACTCAGGGCCACGTGAAGAGACCGTACGCCTGAAGTACGGTGGTATCAATGTACCAAAGTCAGTCGATACAGCACCACAGCGCCGTATTGATACTGCACTTATCTTCCTTGCACGTGCTGTCCGCCAGGCAAGCCACAAAAAGAAGAAACCTGTCGCTGCATGTCTTGCAGATGAGCTTATCGCCGCTGCCGCAGGTGAATCACGCAGTTTTGCTGTTTCAAAGAAAGAAGAACGCGAACGTGTTGCAAAGTCTGCACGTTAATATAATAAATATTACTTTTTTTTGGTGAATCTTACATGACCAGACGAAAAAAGATGGTGGAGAGAGTTACAGGACTGATGTCAAATCCGGAGAACATCAGAAACATCGGTATTGTAGCTCACATTGATCACGGAAAGACAACACTCTCAGACAACCTCCTTGCAGGTGCAGGCATGATCAGCGATGAGATTGCCGGTAAAGCATGCTGGATGGACTCTGATGAAGAAGAGCAGGCACGTGGAATTACAATTGATTCCTCAAACGTCTCGATGGTTCACGAGTACAAAGGAAAAGAGTACCTCATCAACATGATTGATACACCGGGTCACGTTGACTTTGGTGGTGACGTCACACGTGCAATGCGTGCTGTTGACGGTGCAGTCGTTCTCGTTGATGCAGTTGAGGGAACAATGCCACAGACAGAGACTGTTCTTCGCCAGGCACTCAAAGAGGGAGTTATGCCCGTTCTCTTCGTGAACAAGGTAGACCGTCTCATCAACGAACTTAAAGTTGACGAGATGGAGATGCAGATCCGCCTTGGTAAGGTAATTGACAAGGTCAACAAACTCATCAAAGGTATGAACGAAGAAGCCTTCAAGAACGGATGGAAACTCGATGCAGCAGACGGCAGAGTTGCATTCGGATCAGCTCTCTACAACTGGGCAATTTCAGTACCATATATGAAGCAGAGCGGCATCTCATTCAAGGATGTATACGACCTCTGTAAAGCGGAAGACATGAAGACACTCGCAAAGAAAAGTCCCCTCTGTGAAGTTGTCCTTGACATGGTTGTCCGCCACCTTCCAAACCCGGATCAGGCTCAGAAACGCCGTGTACCTATCATCTGGCAGCACGGAGATCCAAACACACCTGAAGGCAAATCAATGCTCAACTGTGATCCAAACGGAGCTGCATGCCTGATGGTAACTGATATCTCATTTGATCAGCACGCAGGAGAAGTTGCAACAGGACGTCTCTTCTCAGGTACACTCAGACGCGGCACTGAACTTTATGTCATGGGCACTGCTATGAAGGTCAACCGCTTAACACAGGTAGGTATCTTCATGGGTGCGGAGAGGATCGAAGTGGAGGCACTTCCGGCAGGAAACATTGCAGCTGTAACAGGTCTTAAAGATGCAATAGTCGGATCAACGGTCAGCACCCTTATGGATATGACTCCGTTTGAATCACTCAAGCACTACTCAGAGCCTGTCATGACAGTCGCTGTCGAGGCAAAGAACATGAAGGATCTTCCAAAGCTCGTCACTGTCTTAAGGCAGGTTGCAAAGGAAGACCCGACAGTCCGTGTTACAATAGATGAAGAAACCGGAGAGCACCTTATCTCAGGTATGGGAGAACTTCACCTTGAGATCATCACAGGCCGTATTGCACGTGACAAGGGTGTCGAGATCGTAACCTCACCGCCGATTGTTGTTTACCGTGAAACCGTCACAGGAACAGCAGGCCCGGTTGAAGGAAAGTCACCCAACCGCCACAACAGGTTCTATATTAATATCGAACCAATGCCCGAAAATATTGTCAAACTCATCAAAGACGGTGAGGTTTCAATGGACATGCCACAGCTTGAACGCCGTGACGTTCTTGTCGAAGCAGGATTTGGCAAGGATGAGGCAAAGAGTGTCAAGGCAATCGAAGGAACAAATATGTTCATCGATATGACAAAGGGTATCCAGTACCTCAATGAGACAATGGAACTCGTCCTTGACGGATGGCGTGAGGCACTTGAGGGCGGACCTCTTGCAGACGAACTTGTCCAGAATGTCAAGATCAGCCTTATGGATGTTAAGCTTCACGAGGATGCAATCCACCGTGGCCCTGCACAGGTAATTCCGGCAGTCCGTTCAGCTGTAAAGGCAGGACTTCTCATGGCAGGAGATTCACTCCTTGAGCCTATGCAGAAGATTCAGATCACAGTACCACAGGACCACATGGGCAGTGCAACAGGACTTCTCCAGGGGCGCCGTGGACAGGTATACGATATGCAGTCAGAAGGTGACACCATGATCGTAACCGGAAAAGCACCGGTTGCAGAACTCTTTGGTTTTGCAGGCGATGTCCGTTCAGCAACTGAAGGCCGTGCAATGTGGTCTACAGAATTTGCAGGATTTGAGACCGTTCCGCAGGGAATGCTCAAAGAGATTGTCAAAGCAATCAGACAGCGCAAGGGTCTTAAGGAACAGATACCTGAGCCTGCTGATTACCTGGCATAATACTAATTTTAATTTTTTAAGACCCTGAAACTTACCCGCATGGTACAGTCATAATCCGGGATTATCCCGGATTTCAGACTATTAAGCCCCGGATAATAGCTGAATTCTAAAGAATGACAAAGCTCTTTGATTCAAGTCCCGGCGGAATTTCCTTTCTAAGAGTCATAACAGAACATTCAGAAGGCTGAATTTCAACGGTAAAATCTTCGTACACCCGCAGTGAATTAAGCAATTTCAGATTCAGGACAAATATCTCGCCGGGTTCAAGAAAGTTATTGCCGTTTCCATTGCGGACCGATTTTATGCCCCAGTGATTAACTGCCGGATTTTCATTCATTATGGGATCACAGGGTATTAATTCATCATAGTGATCTCTGGTCATGCAAATGACATTGACTTTGGTGAAATCAACCGGATCTCCGGTTGGATTTATTGAAACCGGAATAAATATCGAGTCTGCCCTTACCGGAGAAAAAAGACTGTTTACCCCGGCATACATATCTCCGTTAAGGTTCAGAAAAGTCGATGACATGCCAATACCGTCATGAACAGACTTTACATCCTGTGCAGCTGCATTGAAACCGGCGCCAAGAACCATATACGAAAATACTGCCGCTACAACCACAAATGCAATGAGGACTATCGCAGCTTCAAGCCCTGTAAATGCCTCATCATCCCCGGTTGCAGGATAAACCCTCCATGACATATTTATTCACATTATAAATTAACTGAAATCAAAGAGAGAACATCATATCTCATACAAGTTCATAATAATCATTCTTAACCAGATAATCAGGAATATCACGGCTAAAAGAGATGCCATGCCCTTCAGACGGAGTGACAGTTACCTTAAAAGAATCTCCTCCGGAAAGCAGGACTGAATCCAGATTGATCCTGACCTTCAGGATTTCACCATCCTCAAGAATGCTGTCATCATCCGGACTTATCTTCCATTCATATTCAACAGATGAATCCCCGGGTAAATAATCCTCAATAAATTCATCTGTTGAGATATGATAAGAAATTTTACTGATGTCAATACCGGTTCCGCCTCCACAGTGCTCAAGATAAAACATAATATATCTCAGTTCAGAACCGGACAATTTTACTCTGCCAACAACGGTTCCGGCTAAATTCAGAGAGTTTGAAGTCTCCTTAAGGCCTGAATTTATGACATCCTCACTTTTGTCTGTCACAAAAAAACCTGCTCCAAGTACAACAAAGGCAAATACTGCTGCAACTACAACAAAAGCGGTTAAAACTATTGCAGCCTCAAGACCTGTAAAGGCCTCTGAACTTCCAGGTCCGGATGGCACAATAGTCAATATATTATTTATGAAATTAAAGATTCCGGTTTACAGCCACACATATGATTATATGCAGACAACATAAGATAGTAACATAAAGTAGATCATTCCGGCTATAACAAAAGAATCTGCCAGGAACAGGACAGTTCACCCGCAGACAGAGTCAGATAACCCACCTGACAGCCAGGAGTGCACTATAACCAAACTATTTATGCACATATGGGCATAAATAACATAGGTGAATTATGAAAGTAGCAGTAACATCAAAAGGAGAAGATAAAGATTCGGTTTTTGAAGGAAGATTTGGAAGAACACCTTATTTCCTAATATTTGATACTGAATCCGATGAATGTAAGGCAGTTAAAAATCCGTACTCTGAAGAGGCTTCAGGTGTCGGTCCAAGGGCTGCACAGCTTCTTGTTGATAACAGTATTAACAAAGTAATAACCGGAAATGTAGGTGGAAACGCAGCATCAGCCCTTCAGATGGCAGGAATTGAAGTTGTTCTCGACCGTGACGGCGGAAGTGCCGGAGAGGTATACAACAGAAATAAGGCCTGATTCAGGAGAACCTGATGAAGATAGCGGTTGCAAGC
The sequence above is a segment of the Methanoplanus limicola DSM 2279 genome. Coding sequences within it:
- a CDS encoding archaellin/type IV pilin N-terminal domain-containing protein is translated as MPSGPGSSEAFTGLEAAIVLTAFVVVAAVFAFVVLGAGFFVTDKSEDVINSGLKETSNSLNLAGTVVGRVKLSGSELRYIMFYLEHCGGGTGIDISKISYHISTDEFIEDYLPGDSSVEYEWKISPDDDSILEDGEILKVRINLDSVLLSGGDSFKVTVTPSEGHGISFSRDIPDYLVKNDYYELV
- a CDS encoding elongation factor EF-2 is translated as MTRRKKMVERVTGLMSNPENIRNIGIVAHIDHGKTTLSDNLLAGAGMISDEIAGKACWMDSDEEEQARGITIDSSNVSMVHEYKGKEYLINMIDTPGHVDFGGDVTRAMRAVDGAVVLVDAVEGTMPQTETVLRQALKEGVMPVLFVNKVDRLINELKVDEMEMQIRLGKVIDKVNKLIKGMNEEAFKNGWKLDAADGRVAFGSALYNWAISVPYMKQSGISFKDVYDLCKAEDMKTLAKKSPLCEVVLDMVVRHLPNPDQAQKRRVPIIWQHGDPNTPEGKSMLNCDPNGAACLMVTDISFDQHAGEVATGRLFSGTLRRGTELYVMGTAMKVNRLTQVGIFMGAERIEVEALPAGNIAAVTGLKDAIVGSTVSTLMDMTPFESLKHYSEPVMTVAVEAKNMKDLPKLVTVLRQVAKEDPTVRVTIDEETGEHLISGMGELHLEIITGRIARDKGVEIVTSPPIVVYRETVTGTAGPVEGKSPNRHNRFYINIEPMPENIVKLIKDGEVSMDMPQLERRDVLVEAGFGKDEAKSVKAIEGTNMFIDMTKGIQYLNETMELVLDGWREALEGGPLADELVQNVKISLMDVKLHEDAIHRGPAQVIPAVRSAVKAGLLMAGDSLLEPMQKIQITVPQDHMGSATGLLQGRRGQVYDMQSEGDTMIVTGKAPVAELFGFAGDVRSATEGRAMWSTEFAGFETVPQGMLKEIVKAIRQRKGLKEQIPEPADYLA
- a CDS encoding archaellin/type IV pilin N-terminal domain-containing protein; protein product: MSWRVYPATGDDEAFTGLEAAIVLIAFVVVAAVFSYMVLGAGFNAAAQDVKSVHDGIGMSSTFLNLNGDMYAGVNSLFSPVRADSIFIPVSINPTGDPVDFTKVNVICMTRDHYDELIPCDPIMNENPAVNHWGIKSVRNGNGNNFLEPGEIFVLNLKLLNSLRVYEDFTVEIQPSECSVMTLRKEIPPGLESKSFVIL
- a CDS encoding NifB/NifX family molybdenum-iron cluster-binding protein, encoding MKVAVTSKGEDKDSVFEGRFGRTPYFLIFDTESDECKAVKNPYSEEASGVGPRAAQLLVDNSINKVITGNVGGNAASALQMAGIEVVLDRDGGSAGEVYNRNKA